A stretch of Triticum aestivum cultivar Chinese Spring chromosome 1D, IWGSC CS RefSeq v2.1, whole genome shotgun sequence DNA encodes these proteins:
- the LOC123180042 gene encoding HIV Tat-specific factor 1 homolog, which yields MASTEEQVFLGSRNLSYHSAHYPDASADWDYPEDPGDRREGVEVAELHDQPARMSTSYSDPCEVARRALDLMFPREEDSDDCWGTWSAREEGTDDDDEQGGEGVDDCSTQEGSDYEDDDRNCQVILAETNCPGKLYPKSEADEIDDKWVHRYSQQLSEHEKLCREIMALRGDDDDDEEEEEKDDDALLAPSVP from the exons ATGGCGTCGACGGAGGAGCAAGTCTTCCTTGGATCGAGGAACCTGTCGTATCACAGCGCCCACTACCCCGACGCTAGCGCCGATTGGGATTACCCGGAAGACCCAGGCGATCGGCGGGAGGGGGTGGAGGTTGCCGAGCTCCATGACCAGCCGGCGCGCATGAGCACAT CATATTCAGATCCATGTGAAGTCGCCAGGCGTGCCTTGGACCTCATGTTCCCGCGGGAGGAGGACAGCGATGACTGCTGGGGCACCTGGAGCGCACGGGAGGAGGGCACTGATGACGACGATGAACAAG GAGGGGAAGGAGTCGATGACTGTAGCACACAGGAGGGCAGCGATTATGAAGACGACGACCGCAATTGCCAAGTGATACTAGCCGAGACAAACTGTCCAG GAAAGCTCTACCCCAAGAGTGAAGCAGATGAGATAGATGACAAATGGGTACATAGGTACTCCCAACAGCTTAGTGAACACGAGAAGCTGTGCAGGGAGATTATGGCTCTGcgaggtgatgatgatgatgatgaggaggaggaggagaaggatgaTGATGCTCTCCTTGCCCCGTCTGTCCCATGA